Genomic window (Bacillus marinisedimentorum):
GAACATTTCCCCTACCGGTATGAAGACTACGAAGTGAAAGACATCACAGAAATCAAACACGAGGAAAGAGTAACGCTTGAAGGGAAGGTCCATAGTGAACCTTCTCTTCGCTATTTCGGCAGGAAAAAGTCACGGATGACTGTCCGTTTCATGACTGGACGGTATTTGATCAAGGCGGTGTTCTTCAACCAGCCGTTTTATAAGCAGCATTTGAACCCGGGGGAAACTGTAACCATCACCGGTAAGTGGGATCAGCACCGGCAGACGATCACCGTGTCCGAAATGAAAAAAGGCCAGTTGGAAACCGCGCGGAAAATAAAGCCGGTTTACTCGGTGAAGGGCAGTGTGACCCAGAAGTCGATGCATAAGTGGATCACAAATGCACTGAACGATTTTGGTTCTGCAGTGACAGAAATCCTCCCGCAAACTTTACTCTCCACCTATCGTCTTCCTGACCGGATGCAAGCGCTGAAGGTGATGCATAATCCAGCCAGCCACCAGCATTTGAAGCATGCGCGCCGCCGTTTTGTATATGAGGAGTTTTTGCTGTTCCAGCTGAAGCTCCAGGCATTTAAAAAACTGGAGCGGGAGCAGTCACCCGGAAAAGCCATGACCTTTTCTATGAAAAATGTACAGAACTTCATAGAAGGGCTGCCTTTTCCTCTAACAGGAGCACAGCAAAGGGTCGTAGGCGAAATCCTTGACGATTTGAAACAGCCTTATAGAATGAACCGGCTGCTGCAAGGGGATGTCGGATCTGGCAAAACGGTGGTAGCTGCAATCGCTCTTATAGCCGCAGTTGATGCTGGATACCAGGGGGCGATGATGGCCCCTACCGAAATACTGGCCGATCAGCACAGGCAGTCGCTTGAACCGCTTCTTGCTGCAAACGGCATCCATGCAGCCCTTTTGACGAGTTCAGTCAAAGGAAAACAGCGCAAGGAACTTCTTGCCCGTCTTCAAACCGGCGAAATTGATGTCCTGATCGGCACACATGCCCTCATTCAAGACGAAGTTGATTTCAATCATTTAGGGTTGGTCATCACCGATGAACAACACCGCTTCGGAGTCGGCCAGCGCCGGCTGCTCCGCGAAAAAGGACCGGAACCGGATGTTCTTTTCATGACAGCGACTCCGATTCCCCGGACGCTGGCGATATCGGTCTTCGGGGACATGGACGTATCAATCATAGATGAAATGCCGGCCGGCCGAAAAACGATTGAAACGTATTGGGCTAAGCATGACATGCTCCCGCGCGTCCTTGATTTCATGGAAAAAGAAATCCGGAGCGGCCGGCAGGCTTATGTCATCTGCCCGCTGATCGAAGAGTCGGAAAAGCTTGATGTCCAAAATGCCATCGATGTCCATGCCATGCTCACACAGCATTTTCAGGGGCGATACGATGTCGGCCTCATGCACGGCCGCCTGTCTGCTGCGGAGAAAGATGATGTGATGCAGCAGTTCGGTGAAAACAACCTGCAGGTACTCGTGTCTACAACTGTCGTTGAGGTTGGCGTCAATGTACCGAATGCAACTGTGATGGTCATTTATGATGCTGAACGGTTCGGGCTTGCCCAGCTTCATCAGCTCCGGGGACGGGTTGGGAGAGGCAGTGAACAGAGTTACTGCATCCTGCTTGCCGATCCGAAGTCGGAAACGGGCAAGGAGCGGATGAGGGTGATGACGGAAACAAACGACGGCTTCGAACTTTCAGAACGGGATCTCGAATTGCGCGGACCCGGGGATTTTTTTGGGGTGAAACAAAGCGGTCTGCCCGATTTTAAAGTTGCTGACGTTGTGCATGACTACCGGGCCCTTGAAACAGCCCGCAGTGATGCAGCTGCGATGGTTCGCTCAGAAGGGTTCTGGAATGCGCCGGAATATGAGGGGCTGCGCAGATATTTGCAGGGTGAAGGTGTATTTAACACATCGAAACTGGATTGAGAAATCTATTGCAAATAAAAACAAGAAATTATATACTACTTTTAGTACCTAGTCATAGAACCGGACGGTGTCTACAAATGAAACGAACAAAAAAAGACAGACAATTACAGCTGAAAACAACGATCGAAACAAACCCGTTCATTACAGATGATGAACTGGCCCGGCAATTCGATGTAAGCGTGCAGACGATACGGCTTGACCGGATGGAACTCGCGATTCCCGAGCTGCGCGAACGGATCAAGCATGTCGCTGAAAACCGCTGGGAAGAGGAAGTGCGGGCGCTGCCGCTTGAGGAAGTGATCGGTGAAGTCATCGACCTTAACCTTGATGAAAGCGCGATTTCGATTTTGGATGTCGGGCCTGAGCACGTATTTTCCCGAAATAAAATCGCCCGCGGCCATCACCTGTTTGCCCAGGCTAACTCCTTAGCAGTCGCAGTAATAGATGATGAACTGGCGCTTACCGCCAAAGCAGATATCCGTTTTACGAGGCAAGTAAAGGAAAAAGAACGGGTCGTCGCCAAAGCGCGCGTGCAAAGTACCGATGACGAAAGGGGAAGGACCTCTGTGTCGGTGGAAAGCTATGTCGGCAACGAACTGGTTTTCAGCGGGTTATTCAACATGTATCGATCAAATAAAGGAAAGAAGGCCAGGTACAATGAAAATAGCAATTGACGCAATGGGAGGGGACAATGCCCCTGAACAAATTGTAAAAGGGGCGGAGCTTGCTGTCGGAGAGTTTCCCGGTCTCGAAGTTTTACTGGTCGGAAAAGAAACCGAAATTCGCAGCCATATGAGTACGGAAAACCCTGCCATATCGATTTTACATACTGATGAAGTAATTGAAGGAGAAGATGAACCGGTAAGAGCCGTCAGGCGCAAAAAAAATTCATCAATGGTTCTCGCAGCTGCAGAAGTGGCAGAGGGAAGAGCGGATGCCTGCATTTCAGCAGGGAACACAGGCGCCCTCATGACAGCCGGGCTTTTTGTGGTCGGACGGATCAAAGGAATTGACAGGCCGGCTCTGGCCCCTACTCTGCCGACGGTTGACGGCAAAGGGTTTCTGCTTCTGGATGCAGGAGCAAATGTTGATGCGAAACCGGAGCATTTGCTGCAGTTCGCCATAATGGGTTCGATCTATACCGAGAAGGTCAGGGGCATTAAGAACCCGACCGTTGGACTGATGAATATCGGTACAGAAGAGAAAAAAGGCAATGAACTGAGCCGCCTGACATTCGAAATGCTGAAAGAGGCGGATGTGAACTTTATCGGGAATGTCGAGTCCCGCGACTTGCTGACAGGCGGAGCGGATGTTGTCGTATGCGACGGATTTACCGGCAATATCGCCTTGAAGACGATTGAAGGCACAGCTATGGCCATTTTCAGTATGCTGAAGGAAGAACTGACTTCTTCATTTAAGAGCAAGGCTGCTGCTGCTGTGCTGAAACCGCAGTTCAAGAAATTAAAAGGGAAACTGGATTATTCGGAATATGGGGGCGCTGGATTATTCGGACTGAAGGCCCCGGTCATAAAAGCACATGGATCTTCTGATGCCAATGCGATTTTAAATGCGGTCAGGCAGGCAAAGAATATGGCAGACCAGAATGTGGCCGGTCTGATCGGAGAACAGGCAGTTAAACAATCCTGAAACTAAGACGACCTGAGGAGCGTGAAAATGTGAGTAAAACAGCTTTTGTTTTCCCGGGCCAGGGAGCCCAGGCGGTCGGAATGGGGAAAGAAGCGGCGGACCACAGCAGCCGTGCGTCAAATATTTTCAAAGAGGCAGATGAGCGGCTCGGTTTTTCGCTCAGCAAGACCATTTTTGAAGGGCCTGATCATGAACTGAAACAAACAGCTATTACCCAGCCTGCTTTATTGACAGCGAGCATTGCCATTTATGCAGCCTTTGCTGAATATGGCGTAAAACCGGATTATACAGCAGGCCACAGTCTCGGCGAATATAGTGCACTTGTGGCAGCTGATTCCCTTTCATTTGCCGATGCAGTCTTCGCGGTCCATAAGCGCGGCACGTTAATGGAAGAAGCGGTCCCATCAGGTGAAGGTTCCATGGCAGCTGTCATGGGAATGGATGCTGCACAGCTTGAAGGCATCACCCGTGAAATTACAGGGGC
Coding sequences:
- the recG gene encoding ATP-dependent DNA helicase RecG, which produces MEQQPVTAVKGIGPESAKTLAEMGIEKVSDLLEHFPYRYEDYEVKDITEIKHEERVTLEGKVHSEPSLRYFGRKKSRMTVRFMTGRYLIKAVFFNQPFYKQHLNPGETVTITGKWDQHRQTITVSEMKKGQLETARKIKPVYSVKGSVTQKSMHKWITNALNDFGSAVTEILPQTLLSTYRLPDRMQALKVMHNPASHQHLKHARRRFVYEEFLLFQLKLQAFKKLEREQSPGKAMTFSMKNVQNFIEGLPFPLTGAQQRVVGEILDDLKQPYRMNRLLQGDVGSGKTVVAAIALIAAVDAGYQGAMMAPTEILADQHRQSLEPLLAANGIHAALLTSSVKGKQRKELLARLQTGEIDVLIGTHALIQDEVDFNHLGLVITDEQHRFGVGQRRLLREKGPEPDVLFMTATPIPRTLAISVFGDMDVSIIDEMPAGRKTIETYWAKHDMLPRVLDFMEKEIRSGRQAYVICPLIEESEKLDVQNAIDVHAMLTQHFQGRYDVGLMHGRLSAAEKDDVMQQFGENNLQVLVSTTVVEVGVNVPNATVMVIYDAERFGLAQLHQLRGRVGRGSEQSYCILLADPKSETGKERMRVMTETNDGFELSERDLELRGPGDFFGVKQSGLPDFKVADVVHDYRALETARSDAAAMVRSEGFWNAPEYEGLRRYLQGEGVFNTSKLD
- the fapR gene encoding transcription factor FapR gives rise to the protein MKRTKKDRQLQLKTTIETNPFITDDELARQFDVSVQTIRLDRMELAIPELRERIKHVAENRWEEEVRALPLEEVIGEVIDLNLDESAISILDVGPEHVFSRNKIARGHHLFAQANSLAVAVIDDELALTAKADIRFTRQVKEKERVVAKARVQSTDDERGRTSVSVESYVGNELVFSGLFNMYRSNKGKKARYNENSN
- the plsX gene encoding phosphate acyltransferase PlsX, whose product is MKIAIDAMGGDNAPEQIVKGAELAVGEFPGLEVLLVGKETEIRSHMSTENPAISILHTDEVIEGEDEPVRAVRRKKNSSMVLAAAEVAEGRADACISAGNTGALMTAGLFVVGRIKGIDRPALAPTLPTVDGKGFLLLDAGANVDAKPEHLLQFAIMGSIYTEKVRGIKNPTVGLMNIGTEEKKGNELSRLTFEMLKEADVNFIGNVESRDLLTGGADVVVCDGFTGNIALKTIEGTAMAIFSMLKEELTSSFKSKAAAAVLKPQFKKLKGKLDYSEYGGAGLFGLKAPVIKAHGSSDANAILNAVRQAKNMADQNVAGLIGEQAVKQS